A portion of the Halobacillus ihumii genome contains these proteins:
- the pdxS gene encoding pyridoxal 5'-phosphate synthase lyase subunit PdxS, with the protein MSQTGTDRVKRGMAEMQKGGVIMDVVNAEQAKIAEEAGAVAVMALERVPADIRAAGGVARMADPTITEEVMNAVSIPVMAKARIGHISEARVLEAMGVDYIDESEVLTPADDIYHIKKDEYTVPFVCGCRNLGEATRRIREGASMLRTKGEPGTGNIVEAVSHMRQVQSQIRHLRGMSDDEVMVYAKENGAPFDLLLEIREAGRLPVVNFAAGGIATPADASLMMQLGADGVFVGSGIFKSNNPDKFARAIVEATTHYDDYKLIGELSKGLGTAMKGMEMSTLTPEQRMQDRSQ; encoded by the coding sequence ATGTCACAAACAGGTACTGATCGTGTAAAACGAGGAATGGCAGAAATGCAAAAAGGCGGCGTCATTATGGACGTTGTAAATGCAGAGCAAGCTAAGATTGCAGAAGAAGCAGGAGCTGTAGCCGTTATGGCTCTAGAACGTGTTCCGGCGGACATACGTGCAGCAGGCGGGGTTGCACGTATGGCAGATCCAACGATCACGGAAGAGGTAATGAACGCTGTATCGATTCCAGTTATGGCTAAGGCACGAATTGGCCACATTTCAGAAGCACGCGTTCTTGAAGCAATGGGCGTGGACTACATTGACGAGAGTGAAGTCCTAACACCTGCTGATGATATTTATCACATTAAAAAAGATGAATATACGGTACCGTTTGTTTGTGGCTGCCGTAACCTGGGTGAAGCGACACGCCGTATTCGTGAAGGAGCATCCATGCTTCGCACAAAGGGCGAACCAGGAACAGGAAATATTGTAGAAGCTGTCAGCCACATGCGCCAAGTTCAGTCACAAATCCGCCACCTCCGCGGAATGTCTGATGACGAAGTAATGGTCTATGCAAAAGAAAATGGGGCGCCGTTTGATCTTCTACTGGAAATCCGTGAAGCTGGACGTCTGCCAGTAGTTAACTTTGCAGCTGGTGGAATTGCTACTCCAGCTGATGCATCGCTTATGATGCAATTAGGTGCAGACGGAGTGTTTGTTGGATCTGGTATTTTCAAATCCAATAACCCTGATAAATTTGCTCGTGCTATTGTCGAAGCTACTACTCATTATGATGATTACAAATTAATTGGTGAATTGTCTAAAGGTCTTGGTACAGCCATGAAAGGAATGGAAATGTCCACTCTTACTCCTGAACAGCGTATGCAAGACCGCAGCCAATAA
- a CDS encoding YfiT family bacillithiol transferase: protein MDVKYPIGELQVPKKVTLENIQEWLKEIETYTIRLRETVDSLSDEELSKTYREGSWTVRQLVHHIADSQLNMYQRLKLALTDENPTVPTFDQEMWAIQPETKLPIESSVKLLEGINERIVSLGYSLTEEQLNRAFTLEKNGKIAVTTKVAKLAWHEEHHLAHIKIALSK, encoded by the coding sequence ATGGATGTAAAATATCCGATTGGGGAATTACAAGTCCCTAAAAAAGTAACATTAGAGAATATTCAAGAATGGTTAAAGGAAATCGAAACTTACACGATTCGATTAAGAGAAACTGTTGACTCATTAAGTGATGAGGAATTAAGCAAAACATATCGTGAAGGAAGCTGGACAGTTCGTCAACTTGTTCATCACATTGCAGATTCTCAGTTGAACATGTATCAACGTTTGAAGCTGGCTTTAACAGATGAAAACCCAACAGTACCAACTTTTGATCAAGAAATGTGGGCTATTCAACCGGAAACAAAACTTCCTATAGAAAGTTCTGTTAAACTGCTGGAAGGTATAAATGAGCGCATAGTATCTTTAGGATATAGTTTAACTGAAGAGCAATTAAATCGAGCTTTTACTCTCGAGAAAAACGGTAAGATAGCAGTTACAACAAAAGTTGCAAAATTAGCTTGGCATGAAGAGCACCACTTAGCTCATATAAAAATCGCATTATCAAAATAA
- a CDS encoding HD-GYP domain-containing protein: protein MKVHPSQLVQGCMITLDVMGKTKRPIIPKHTVITPIHIKVLHNFKIQSVEVSSKLSNGSPFLPKEKAEGHKFSDSPSIEFSAFHEHYLETVKQYKQWFSLWQGGSPLDLKEVRSIFVPLLQEAIQAKREVFLLHHYSTEADYNEHHSVAMGLISGVLASKLNDNQGEWIQVGLAGLLSDCGMAQISETILNKEGPLNEKEYEEVKKHPTYSYRLVESTTSLNNRAKLAILQHHERLDGSGYPLGLEKGKIHLFSQITAVSDMYHAMTSERVYRKKQSPFKVLEAILKEQFGRFDHHVIQAFVKEMTNYSAGTKVKLSNNQLADIIFVEPSTPTRPMVRLHEDGEIIPLRDNPDIHIEEVFD, encoded by the coding sequence ATGAAAGTTCATCCTTCTCAATTAGTCCAGGGATGTATGATTACCCTGGATGTTATGGGAAAAACTAAACGCCCCATTATTCCTAAGCATACCGTAATCACTCCCATTCATATTAAAGTTTTACATAATTTCAAAATTCAATCTGTGGAAGTAAGCTCTAAGCTTTCTAACGGTTCTCCTTTTCTTCCTAAAGAAAAGGCTGAAGGGCATAAATTCAGTGATTCTCCTTCTATTGAGTTCAGTGCTTTCCATGAGCACTACTTGGAAACAGTCAAGCAGTATAAACAATGGTTTTCGCTCTGGCAGGGAGGCTCTCCTCTTGATTTGAAGGAGGTACGCAGCATTTTTGTCCCGCTTTTACAAGAAGCCATCCAAGCGAAGCGTGAAGTTTTTCTTTTACATCATTACTCTACAGAAGCCGATTATAATGAACACCATAGTGTGGCCATGGGGTTGATTTCAGGCGTGCTTGCCTCAAAGTTAAATGACAATCAAGGTGAATGGATACAAGTCGGTCTGGCAGGTTTATTAAGTGACTGTGGAATGGCACAAATCAGCGAAACGATTTTAAATAAGGAAGGTCCATTAAACGAAAAGGAGTATGAGGAAGTGAAGAAGCATCCTACTTACTCATATCGTTTAGTGGAAAGTACTACTTCCTTAAATAACCGAGCAAAGTTAGCGATTCTTCAGCACCATGAACGACTGGACGGGAGCGGTTATCCTCTTGGATTGGAAAAGGGGAAAATCCATCTCTTCAGTCAGATCACCGCGGTTAGTGACATGTATCATGCGATGACATCCGAAAGAGTGTATCGCAAGAAACAGTCTCCGTTCAAGGTGCTCGAAGCCATTCTTAAAGAACAATTTGGACGTTTTGATCATCATGTCATCCAAGCTTTCGTAAAAGAAATGACAAACTACTCTGCAGGCACAAAAGTGAAATTAAGCAATAACCAACTAGCAGATATTATTTTTGTTGAACCGTCGACCCCTACGCGTCCAATGGTTCGATTACATGAAGATGGAGAGATTATCCCTCTAAGAGATAATCCTGACATTCACATTGAAGAAGTCTTCGATTAG
- the serS gene encoding serine--tRNA ligase — protein MLDMKYLRQNFDEIKGKLKHRGEDLSDLDTFGDLDSRRRELIQEAEELKARRNEVSKEISVLKKEKQDADDKIKEMRQVGDRIKDLDQELKQVEEQLETLLLSIPNIPHESVPIGEDEDDNVEAKTWGEIPSFEFEAKAHWDVATDLDILDFERASKVTGSRFVFYKGLGARLERALLNFMMDLHADEHGYQEMLPPQLVNRTSMTGTGQLPKFEEDAFKIEDWDYFLIPTAEVPVTNYHREEILSVEALPKKFVAFSTNFRSEAGSAGRDTRGLIRQHQFNKVELVQLASPDDSYHRLEEITGNAEKVLQLLKLPYRVMSMCTGDLGFTAAKKYDIEVWIPSYNTYREISSCSNFEDFQARRAGIRFRREEKGKPEFVHTLNGSGLALGRTVAAILENYQQEDGSVVIPEVLRPYMGGKEAIK, from the coding sequence ATGTTAGACATGAAATACTTACGTCAAAATTTTGATGAAATTAAAGGTAAACTTAAGCACAGAGGAGAAGACCTATCTGACCTCGACACATTCGGGGACTTAGACAGCCGTAGACGCGAATTAATTCAAGAAGCTGAAGAATTAAAAGCGCGCCGTAACGAGGTTTCCAAAGAAATTTCCGTGTTAAAAAAGGAAAAGCAGGACGCGGATGATAAAATTAAGGAAATGCGGCAAGTAGGGGATCGGATTAAGGACCTTGATCAGGAATTAAAACAAGTAGAAGAACAGCTTGAGACCCTGCTGTTATCTATTCCAAATATCCCCCATGAAAGTGTTCCGATTGGAGAAGATGAGGATGATAACGTAGAAGCAAAAACATGGGGAGAAATTCCGTCATTTGAATTTGAAGCGAAGGCTCATTGGGACGTGGCTACAGACCTTGATATTTTAGACTTTGAGCGTGCTTCTAAAGTAACAGGCAGCCGATTTGTATTTTATAAAGGACTAGGGGCTCGATTGGAGCGGGCACTGTTGAACTTTATGATGGATTTACATGCTGATGAACATGGTTATCAGGAAATGCTGCCTCCTCAACTCGTCAATCGAACATCTATGACGGGAACCGGGCAACTGCCGAAGTTTGAAGAGGATGCCTTTAAAATTGAGGATTGGGACTACTTCCTTATACCGACGGCAGAGGTGCCTGTGACGAATTATCATCGCGAAGAAATCCTATCTGTTGAAGCTCTGCCGAAGAAGTTTGTCGCCTTTAGTACGAATTTCCGCTCTGAAGCAGGTTCAGCCGGCCGCGATACAAGAGGGCTCATTCGTCAGCACCAATTCAATAAAGTGGAACTCGTTCAATTAGCTTCTCCTGATGATTCTTATCATCGATTAGAAGAGATTACAGGAAACGCTGAGAAGGTGCTGCAGCTTCTCAAGCTACCATACCGCGTTATGAGCATGTGTACGGGTGATTTAGGCTTTACCGCCGCGAAAAAATACGATATTGAGGTTTGGATACCAAGCTATAACACGTATCGTGAAATTAGCTCTTGTTCAAACTTTGAAGATTTCCAGGCGCGTAGAGCAGGGATTCGTTTCCGTCGTGAAGAAAAAGGAAAGCCAGAATTTGTGCACACATTGAATGGCTCTGGCTTAGCTTTAGGGCGTACGGTAGCGGCTATTTTAGAGAATTACCAGCAAGAGGATGGCTCTGTAGTTATTCCAGAGGTACTTCGCCCTTATATGGGTGGTAAAGAAGCCATTAAGTAG
- a CDS encoding YaaC family protein, whose translation MTDQQATWLTYLQVTAHTRPFLLKCYDRLDSKKAKEHAYYNAERFIYGIKLGEEYLTAAAHTPLSVQPLLYYYSLTHFLKSCLLTVDPGYPATAKVLAHGLSTRKRKKMHYRFLEDDVRIQPNGLFPYAAKHLFNQSVEVKKLSMDKLLRPLSFMKPIYSLKGKATAEAEIPELLAQFAILYNLSMLVRYEGEWWGEMEQLRDREDYVFIIHFLQYAPKQIPTLISTWLRDQSTASMD comes from the coding sequence ATGACAGATCAACAAGCGACGTGGTTGACCTATTTACAAGTCACAGCCCATACGAGACCTTTTTTATTAAAATGTTACGACCGTCTAGATAGTAAAAAGGCTAAAGAACACGCCTACTACAATGCGGAACGATTTATTTATGGAATCAAGCTTGGGGAAGAATACTTAACTGCCGCTGCTCACACCCCGCTCAGTGTCCAGCCATTGCTTTATTATTATAGCTTAACTCACTTTTTAAAAAGCTGTCTTCTCACTGTCGACCCTGGATATCCAGCTACAGCTAAGGTTTTAGCTCATGGCCTTTCGACAAGAAAAAGAAAGAAAATGCATTATCGCTTCTTAGAGGATGACGTACGTATTCAACCCAACGGCCTGTTTCCCTATGCGGCTAAACATTTGTTTAATCAATCCGTAGAAGTTAAAAAGCTTTCTATGGATAAGCTGCTTCGGCCTCTATCCTTTATGAAGCCCATCTATTCGTTAAAAGGAAAAGCAACCGCTGAAGCCGAAATTCCAGAGTTGCTTGCCCAATTTGCTATTTTATACAACCTCAGTATGCTTGTTCGTTATGAAGGTGAATGGTGGGGGGAAATGGAACAGCTGCGGGACCGGGAGGACTATGTATTTATTATTCATTTTCTCCAGTATGCTCCCAAACAAATTCCAACATTAATCTCCACATGGCTAAGAGATCAGAGCACCGCTTCCATGGATTAA
- a CDS encoding deoxynucleoside kinase gives MNARERYGIPHDSVITIAGTVGVGKSTMTNALAQALNFRTSFEKVDKNPYLDKFYNDFERWSFHLQIYFLAERFKEQKKIFEYGGGFIQDRSIYEDTGIFARMHYEKGTMSEIDYETYTSLFDAMVMTPYFPHPDLLIYLEGSFDDIITRIKDRGRPMEQQTPIEYWEEMFKRYENWIDDFNSCPVLRLNIADYDILNNSSSIEPVLEKIGHFIQQSRKWRSSHLLT, from the coding sequence ATGAATGCACGCGAACGCTACGGGATACCACACGATAGTGTGATCACAATTGCAGGAACAGTGGGGGTTGGAAAATCGACCATGACCAATGCTTTAGCCCAGGCCCTTAACTTCCGCACCTCTTTTGAAAAAGTAGACAAAAACCCTTACCTCGATAAATTTTATAACGACTTCGAACGATGGAGTTTTCATCTGCAAATCTACTTCCTTGCTGAACGCTTCAAGGAACAAAAGAAAATTTTTGAATACGGCGGCGGTTTTATCCAGGACCGTTCAATTTATGAAGACACGGGCATCTTCGCTAGAATGCATTATGAAAAGGGTACTATGTCAGAGATCGATTATGAGACGTATACGAGCCTTTTCGATGCGATGGTGATGACCCCATACTTCCCACATCCTGACCTGCTCATTTATTTAGAGGGTTCCTTTGATGATATTATTACTCGTATTAAAGACCGAGGACGTCCGATGGAGCAGCAGACTCCGATTGAATACTGGGAAGAAATGTTTAAGCGGTATGAGAATTGGATAGATGATTTTAATTCATGCCCTGTCTTACGTTTGAATATTGCTGACTATGACATTCTTAACAATTCATCAAGTATTGAACCTGTTTTAGAAAAAATCGGCCATTTCATTCAGCAGTCGCGTAAATGGCGGTCAAGCCACTTACTCACATAA
- a CDS encoding serine hydrolase, whose product MKQRLQASLAVGMALVLSMIVIFGNPELTYASSVDLEAESAILVDADTGKILYEKEADLTLPPASMTKMMTEYLVLEAIEEGKISWDTTTQISDYPYSISADPSFSGTGLTQSKDYTVKELYTAMAVNSDNGTAIALAELVAGSEGEFVKMMNEKAAELGLPDYQFVNSTGLPNSTLGENYPEGTKPDAHNLLSARSAALLAYHLINDFPQVLDYSSITTTKFEGKQIKNWNWMLPDMPGYLSAYGYEGMKGLKTGFTDLAGYCFTGVAERNGQRLISVVMKTDSKEARFQETRKLMDYGFNQFEQKKLFPKGYQIEGESEIPVAKGKEDSVGVEAGEAITATFKKGEKDKYEVKYNISEKHLDKDGNLVAPIEKGEKIGTVELVYNGEGNYKNLVTGESQKTTVDLVTTSSVEKSNWFMLMIGSVGDFFGDIFTSAVDMVKGWF is encoded by the coding sequence TTGAAACAAAGACTACAAGCATCATTGGCCGTGGGGATGGCCCTTGTTTTAAGTATGATCGTGATTTTTGGAAACCCGGAGCTTACATACGCATCCTCAGTTGATCTGGAAGCAGAATCAGCTATTTTAGTAGATGCAGATACAGGAAAGATCTTATACGAAAAAGAGGCTGATTTAACACTACCTCCTGCTAGTATGACCAAAATGATGACTGAATACCTAGTTCTGGAGGCTATCGAAGAAGGAAAAATCAGCTGGGATACAACTACTCAAATTAGTGATTATCCATATAGTATTTCCGCAGATCCTTCCTTTTCAGGGACAGGTTTAACACAAAGTAAAGATTACACAGTGAAGGAATTGTACACCGCAATGGCGGTAAACTCAGATAATGGCACAGCCATAGCATTAGCTGAATTGGTCGCCGGTTCTGAAGGTGAATTTGTAAAGATGATGAATGAAAAGGCTGCCGAGTTAGGCTTGCCGGATTATCAATTTGTCAATTCAACAGGATTACCGAATAGTACTCTGGGCGAAAATTATCCAGAAGGTACTAAACCTGATGCACATAACTTACTATCTGCTCGTTCAGCTGCCTTACTAGCTTATCATCTTATTAATGATTTTCCTCAAGTACTTGACTATTCTAGTATAACTACAACTAAATTTGAGGGTAAGCAAATTAAAAACTGGAACTGGATGCTTCCTGATATGCCAGGGTACTTATCCGCATATGGCTATGAAGGAATGAAAGGCCTTAAAACAGGGTTTACAGATCTAGCAGGCTACTGCTTTACTGGTGTTGCTGAGCGCAACGGGCAGCGTCTTATCTCTGTAGTTATGAAAACTGATAGTAAGGAAGCAAGATTCCAGGAAACAAGAAAACTTATGGATTATGGCTTTAATCAATTTGAACAGAAGAAATTGTTTCCAAAAGGCTATCAAATTGAAGGTGAATCCGAAATTCCAGTAGCAAAAGGGAAAGAAGATTCAGTTGGCGTAGAAGCTGGTGAGGCTATTACGGCTACTTTCAAAAAAGGTGAAAAAGATAAGTATGAAGTGAAGTATAATATCTCTGAAAAACACCTTGATAAGGATGGGAATCTTGTTGCTCCTATTGAAAAAGGAGAGAAGATTGGGACAGTTGAACTTGTGTACAATGGTGAAGGAAATTATAAGAACTTAGTTACAGGAGAGTCCCAAAAGACGACCGTTGATCTTGTAACAACATCCTCTGTTGAAAAATCAAACTGGTTTATGTTGATGATTGGAAGTGTTGGGGACTTTTTCGGTGATATTTTCACTAGTGCTGTTGATATGGTGAAAGGCTGGTTCTAG
- the pdxT gene encoding pyridoxal 5'-phosphate synthase glutaminase subunit PdxT, with protein MTTIGVLGLQGAFREHVRSVEASGATAVVVKKKEQLKEVDGLIIPGGESTTMRRLVDKYDFLEPIRQFGKQGKPVFGTCAGLILLASEIDGSYDVHLGLMDIRVRRNAFGRQRESFEADLSIDGVAERYNAVFIRAPYIEGVGEDTKVLSTYDGHVVAAQQGHYLACSFHPELTDDHRITEYFVKMVEESKKSLAS; from the coding sequence ATGACTACAATTGGTGTATTAGGCCTTCAAGGCGCTTTTCGTGAACATGTTCGCTCAGTTGAAGCTTCTGGTGCCACAGCTGTTGTCGTAAAGAAAAAGGAACAGCTTAAAGAGGTCGATGGGTTAATTATTCCAGGCGGCGAAAGTACAACGATGAGGCGTCTGGTCGACAAGTATGATTTTCTTGAGCCAATCAGACAGTTTGGAAAGCAAGGGAAGCCGGTCTTTGGTACGTGTGCTGGACTTATTCTGCTAGCATCAGAAATTGATGGTTCATATGATGTTCATTTAGGACTAATGGATATTCGCGTGCGCCGTAATGCTTTTGGCCGTCAGCGAGAAAGCTTTGAAGCTGATCTTAGTATTGATGGCGTTGCGGAAAGGTATAATGCTGTCTTTATTCGGGCACCTTATATTGAAGGAGTCGGAGAAGATACCAAGGTTTTATCAACCTATGACGGACATGTGGTTGCTGCCCAGCAGGGTCACTATCTAGCATGCTCTTTCCATCCTGAATTGACGGATGATCATAGAATTACGGAGTATTTTGTAAAAATGGTGGAAGAATCTAAAAAATCTCTTGCATCTTAA
- the guaB gene encoding IMP dehydrogenase has protein sequence MREDKFTKEGLTFDDVLLLPAKSDVLPRDVSLATELSPTLRLNMPIISAGMDTVTEAPMAIGMARQGGLGVVHKNMSIEAQAEHVDRVKRSESGVISNPFFLTPEHQVFDAEHLMGKYRISGVPIVNNEQDLKLVGIITNRDLKFIENYSIEISEVMTHENLVTAPVGTTLDEAEKILQKYKIEKLPMVDSQGTLKGLITIKDIEKVIEFPNSAKDEQGRLLVAAAVGVTADAMTRIDKLVEAGVDALVVDTAHGHSQGVIEQVKRIRTKYPTINIIAGNVATPEATRELIEAGANVIKVGIGPGSICTTRVVAGVGVPQITAVNDCATEASKHDIPVIADGGIKFSGDIVKALAAGGHAVMLGSLLAGVSESPGETEIFQGRRFKVYRGMGSVGAMESGSKDRYFQSEQESKKLVPEGIEGRMPYKGPLADSIHQLLGGLRSGMGYCGTATVDSLRNDAKFTRITGAGLRESHPHDVQITKEAPNYSI, from the coding sequence ATGCGTGAGGACAAGTTTACGAAAGAAGGACTTACGTTTGATGATGTCCTTCTGTTGCCGGCAAAGTCTGATGTGCTGCCGCGTGATGTTTCATTGGCAACAGAATTGTCACCAACATTAAGGTTAAATATGCCAATTATAAGTGCAGGGATGGACACCGTAACAGAAGCACCAATGGCGATAGGGATGGCTCGTCAGGGAGGCCTTGGGGTCGTTCATAAAAATATGTCGATCGAAGCACAGGCCGAACATGTTGATCGAGTAAAGCGTTCGGAAAGCGGGGTTATTTCTAATCCATTCTTTTTAACACCTGAACATCAAGTATTTGATGCTGAGCATTTAATGGGGAAATATCGCATTTCGGGAGTTCCAATTGTAAATAATGAACAGGATCTTAAACTGGTAGGTATTATTACAAATCGGGATCTCAAATTTATTGAAAATTATTCAATCGAAATTTCTGAAGTTATGACTCATGAGAATTTAGTGACAGCACCGGTAGGAACGACTCTTGACGAGGCAGAGAAAATTTTGCAGAAATATAAAATTGAGAAACTGCCAATGGTTGACAGTCAAGGAACGTTAAAGGGGTTAATCACGATTAAAGATATCGAAAAAGTGATTGAATTTCCTAACTCTGCAAAAGATGAGCAAGGTCGTTTACTTGTGGCAGCAGCAGTCGGGGTCACGGCTGATGCGATGACACGGATTGATAAGCTGGTTGAAGCAGGTGTGGATGCTCTCGTCGTTGATACAGCCCATGGACATTCTCAAGGTGTTATTGAACAAGTAAAGCGTATTCGCACTAAATACCCGACCATCAATATTATTGCAGGAAATGTTGCGACACCTGAAGCTACAAGAGAATTAATAGAGGCTGGAGCTAATGTGATAAAAGTCGGGATTGGACCTGGATCAATTTGTACAACTCGTGTTGTAGCAGGAGTCGGGGTTCCTCAAATTACGGCCGTGAACGATTGTGCCACGGAAGCATCCAAACATGATATTCCAGTGATTGCTGATGGCGGTATTAAGTTTTCTGGTGATATCGTAAAAGCACTCGCTGCTGGAGGCCATGCCGTCATGCTAGGCAGTCTATTGGCGGGAGTTAGTGAAAGCCCTGGTGAAACAGAAATTTTCCAAGGGCGCCGATTTAAGGTTTACCGTGGAATGGGCTCAGTCGGAGCGATGGAATCTGGCTCCAAGGACCGCTACTTCCAAAGTGAACAAGAGTCGAAGAAACTTGTCCCTGAAGGCATAGAAGGCCGCATGCCATATAAAGGGCCGCTTGCAGACTCCATTCATCAACTACTCGGAGGTTTACGCTCTGGAATGGGCTATTGTGGGACAGCAACGGTAGATTCACTGCGCAATGATGCTAAATTCACTAGGATTACCGGGGCGGGCTTACGAGAAAGTCACCCACATGACGTACAAATTACAAAAGAAGCACCGAACTACTCCATTTGA
- a CDS encoding MFS transporter: protein MDKNTKKHRKKTQHLQKDDITVVDTKVVKKSVFATAIGNAMEWFDFGIYSYLAVILGALFFPEFSGPLQLVFSFATFSVAFLVRPFGGMFFGMLGDRLGRKKILAITLIIMALATLSIGLIPTYESIGIAAPILLLAARLVQGFSAGGEYSGAMTFIAESTADKKRGFLSSGLEVGTLVGYITGAGIVTLLTFVLGSETMHEWGWRIPFFIAAPIGFIGFYLRSNLEETPAFESKEMEENNERKASLKNIFVYHRRSLLICLGLVSFYNTVYYVILTYMPSHLNAVLGYGDTKGLLLILVVMVIMIPFVLMAGYFSDRIGNKRIIMFGLSGMIILSIPAFLLIGSGNSWLVFLGLMILGALLASFQGVMPSLLPSLFFTEVRYGSLAITYNVATSVFGGTAPLVVSWLISVTMSRLVPAYYIIFASIIGIIIVAFFVVETSGKSLRGQPPAVEEKQEVKDVLEDPEEALWWEEEKREIAERKEDYNNDE from the coding sequence TTGGATAAAAACACAAAAAAACACAGAAAAAAAACACAACACCTACAAAAGGATGATATTACTGTAGTTGATACAAAAGTGGTGAAGAAATCAGTTTTTGCAACGGCGATCGGTAATGCAATGGAATGGTTTGATTTTGGAATTTATTCATATCTCGCTGTTATTCTTGGTGCACTGTTTTTCCCTGAGTTCAGCGGACCATTACAGTTAGTGTTCAGTTTTGCTACATTTTCTGTCGCCTTCTTGGTTCGTCCGTTTGGTGGAATGTTCTTTGGAATGCTTGGCGACCGGTTGGGACGGAAAAAGATACTTGCAATTACGTTAATTATTATGGCATTGGCCACACTCAGTATTGGGTTGATTCCAACATATGAGTCCATTGGCATAGCCGCACCTATATTATTGCTTGCTGCCAGGTTGGTTCAAGGCTTTTCTGCAGGCGGAGAATATTCGGGTGCCATGACTTTTATTGCGGAATCAACTGCTGATAAGAAGCGAGGGTTTTTATCCAGCGGTCTTGAAGTTGGTACTTTAGTGGGGTATATTACCGGTGCTGGAATTGTTACACTACTCACTTTTGTATTAGGGTCAGAAACCATGCATGAGTGGGGGTGGAGAATCCCGTTCTTCATTGCTGCCCCTATTGGTTTCATCGGATTCTACCTGCGTAGTAATTTGGAAGAGACACCAGCCTTTGAATCCAAAGAAATGGAAGAGAATAATGAACGAAAAGCATCCCTGAAAAATATTTTTGTTTATCATCGCAGGTCTTTACTTATTTGTTTGGGATTAGTTTCATTTTATAATACTGTTTATTATGTGATTTTGACTTACATGCCATCACATCTGAATGCTGTGCTCGGTTATGGAGACACTAAGGGATTGTTATTAATATTAGTCGTGATGGTCATCATGATTCCATTTGTCTTAATGGCTGGCTATTTTAGTGATCGTATTGGAAACAAACGTATTATCATGTTTGGCCTATCCGGAATGATTATTTTGTCAATCCCGGCGTTTCTGTTAATTGGAAGTGGTAATAGTTGGCTGGTTTTCTTAGGATTAATGATCTTGGGTGCTTTACTTGCAAGCTTCCAAGGTGTCATGCCATCACTATTGCCGTCACTCTTTTTCACGGAAGTACGGTATGGATCATTGGCTATTACGTATAATGTAGCCACATCAGTATTTGGTGGTACTGCACCATTAGTTGTTTCATGGTTAATCAGTGTAACAATGAGCAGGCTTGTTCCGGCGTATTACATCATCTTCGCTTCTATTATTGGAATAATCATTGTTGCATTCTTTGTTGTCGAAACGTCAGGTAAATCACTCAGAGGTCAGCCGCCTGCTGTAGAAGAAAAACAAGAAGTCAAAGATGTCTTAGAGGATCCTGAAGAAGCTTTATGGTGGGAAGAGGAAAAAAGGGAAATAGCTGAGAGAAAAGAAGATTATAATAACGACGAATAA
- a CDS encoding deoxynucleoside kinase — MGQLPFIAVEGPIGVGKTSLSKKLASQFDFHLLKEIVEENPFLGKFYDDIEEWSFQTEMFFLCNRFKQLEDINKDYLQLEKPVIADYHIAKNMIFARRTLKEDHFYKYSQIFELLTNDMPKPNMVVYLHASLETLLERIRMRNRDVEANIQASYLEQLSQDYEDFMNHFEATHPEIPVIRLNGDHLDFVKHQADLQQIVQQVQHHMKKGEGIK; from the coding sequence ATGGGACAATTACCTTTCATTGCTGTTGAAGGGCCCATTGGGGTCGGTAAAACGTCTCTGTCTAAAAAACTCGCTTCCCAGTTTGATTTTCATTTGCTGAAGGAAATCGTTGAGGAGAATCCGTTTTTAGGCAAGTTTTACGATGATATTGAAGAATGGAGCTTCCAAACTGAGATGTTCTTCTTATGCAATCGTTTTAAGCAGCTTGAAGACATTAATAAAGATTATTTACAGCTTGAAAAACCTGTCATTGCCGATTATCATATCGCTAAAAATATGATCTTTGCACGCCGAACGTTAAAGGAAGATCACTTTTATAAATATTCACAAATCTTTGAGCTGTTAACAAATGACATGCCTAAACCTAATATGGTTGTTTATTTACATGCAAGTCTTGAAACATTGCTTGAGAGAATCCGCATGCGTAATCGCGATGTTGAAGCAAATATTCAAGCATCCTACTTAGAACAGTTATCACAGGATTACGAAGATTTTATGAATCATTTTGAAGCGACACATCCAGAGATTCCGGTTATCCGTTTAAACGGTGACCATCTGGACTTTGTGAAGCATCAGGCTGATCTGCAGCAGATTGTTCAGCAAGTTCAGCATCATATGAAAAAAGGAGAAGGAATTAAATGA